The window CGGTCCGTGAACCCAACCGATCCCCCGAGGAGGAAACACCCCATGTCCCACACCACCCGCCGCGCCTTTGCGGCCTCGCTTTCCGCCGTGGCGCTGGCCGCTGCCGGCGCCTTCGTGCCCAGCGCCTTCGCGGCCGACACCATCAAGGTCGGCGTGCTGCACTCGCTGTCGGGCACCATGGCCATCTCGGAAACCGTGCTCAAGGACACGGTGCTCATGACCATCGACGAGATCAACGCCAAGGGCGGCGTCATGGGCAAGAAGCTCGAGCCGGTGGTGGTGGACCCGGCCTCCAACTGGCCGCTGTTCGCCGAGAAGGCCAAGCAGCTGATCAGCCAGGACAAGGTGGCCGTAGTGTTCGGCTGCTGGACGTCGGTGAGCCGCAAGTCGGTGCTGCCGGTGTTCGAGGAAACCAACTCGCTGCTGTTCTACCCGGTGCAGTACGAGGGTGAGGAACTGTCCAAGAACGTGTTCTACACCGGTGCCGCGCCCAACCAGCAGGCCATCCCCGCGGTGGAATACCTGATGAGCAAGGACGGTGGCTCGGCCAAGCGCTTCGTGCTGCTGGGCACCGATTACGTCTACCCGCGCACCACCAACAAGATCCTGCGTGCCTTCCTCAAGAGCAAGGGCGTCGCCGAGGCCGACATCATGGAGGAGTACACCCCCTTCGGCCACTCCGATTACCAGACCATCATCGCCAAGATCAAGAAG is drawn from Methylibium petroleiphilum PM1 and contains these coding sequences:
- the urtA gene encoding urea ABC transporter substrate-binding protein is translated as MSHTTRRAFAASLSAVALAAAGAFVPSAFAADTIKVGVLHSLSGTMAISETVLKDTVLMTIDEINAKGGVMGKKLEPVVVDPASNWPLFAEKAKQLISQDKVAVVFGCWTSVSRKSVLPVFEETNSLLFYPVQYEGEELSKNVFYTGAAPNQQAIPAVEYLMSKDGGSAKRFVLLGTDYVYPRTTNKILRAFLKSKGVAEADIMEEYTPFGHSDYQTIIAKIKKFSSEGKKTAVVSTINGDSNVPFYKELGNQGLKATDVPVVAFSVGEEELRGVDTKPLVGHLAAWNYFMSIKNPTNAAFIKQWSDYAKAKGIPGHKDKPLTNDPMEATYIGIHMWAQAVEKAKSTDTDKVIAAMAGQTFKAPGGFTSTMDKENHHLHKPVFIGEVKADGQFNVVWKTPGPVVADPWSDYIAENKGKKNVPEKK